The Euphorbia lathyris chromosome 2, ddEupLath1.1, whole genome shotgun sequence genome includes a window with the following:
- the LOC136216694 gene encoding uncharacterized protein has translation MTFGTDNDKIHHEKWERSNRISLMIMKRAIPEAFRGTMSDEVVTAKGFLDKIEKRFAKNEKAETSTLLASLLSMKYKGKGNIREYIMEMSHLAAKLKALKLELSEDLLVHLVMISLPAQFSQFRVSYNCQKEKWTLNELISHCVQEEERLQQDKTESAHLVVASKNVHKRKKVAGPAPQKRQKVQIPEDGCFFCKVAGHMRKDCTKYHAWRAKKGTPLLTFVCSEVNLSSVPGHTWWVDSGATTHISMSVQGCLSCRKPNDGERHIYMGMIRYSSFVCSKVIFFCA, from the coding sequence ATGACATTCGGTACTGATAATGATAAAATTCATCATGAGAAGTGGGAAAGATCAAATCGCATAAGTCTAATGATCATGAAACGTGCCATTCCTGAAGCCTTTAGGGGCACTATGTCTGATGAGGTAGTAACAGCTAAGGGTTTCCTTGATAAAATTGAGAAGAGATTTGCAAAGAATGAAAAAGCTGAAACCAGCACCTTGTTGGCAAGTCTCCTCTCAATGAAGTATAAAGGGAAAGGAAACATTAGGGAGTACATCATGGAGATGTCTCATCTTGCTGCTAAATTAAAGGCACTTAAGTTAGAGCTGTCTGAAGACTTGCTCGTGCATCTGGTAATGATCTCTCTTCCTGCACAATTCAGTCAGTTTAGAGTGAGCTATAATTGTCAAAAGGAAAAATGGACATTGAATGAGCTCATCTCTCATTGTGTGCAAGAAGAGGAGAGATTGCAGCAAGATAAGACTGAAAGTGCTCATTTGGTTGTTGCCTCTAAGAATGTTCATAAAAGGAAGAAAGTTGCAGGTCCTGCTCCTCAGAAAAGGCAAAAGGTGCAGATTCCAGAAGATGGATGTTTCTTTTGCAAAGTTGCAGGACATATGAGGAAGGATTGTACCAAATATCACGCTTGGCGTGCAAAGAAAGGTACGCCGCTTCTCACTTTTGTTTGTTCTGAAGTTAATTTATCTTCAGTGCCTGGACACACTTGGTGGGTAGATTCTGGTGCTACTACTCACATTAGTATGTCCGTGCAAGGTTGCTTGAGCTGCCGAAAACCAAATGATGGTGAAAGACACATTTATATGGGAATGATACGATActcttcttttgtttgttctaaggttatttttttttgtgcttgA